One Bacteroidales bacterium genomic window, TACTCACTTTCCATGTCAGAACAATCCATGAGTACCCTGAAGGCAGAACTGTACCATGCCAGCCTCTACCTTGATATTGAAAAGGTCAGGTTCAGCGATCGATTAAATGTAGAGGAAATCATTGCCCCTGATTGTGACAATTGGCCCCTGCCGGCAATGATCCTTCAACCTTTGCTTGAGAATGCCGTTAAACATGGAGTATATTCCCTTTCAGGACCTTCATCCATTCTATTAAACATCAGGTGTGAAAATGAATACCTCATCGTGAGTATAATGAATAGCTTTGACCCCGATACGCTGCCCAGGCGAGGCACAGGAACAGGCCTGGCGAATGTTACTAAAAGAATGACAGCCATATATAGCAGGCCGGACCTGATCACCATCGATAAAAAAGAAACAACTTTTGAGGTAGTATTAAAATTTCCCTCGATCACTTCCAATTAATTAACAACCAGGAATCATGTCAGTAAAAGTATTAATCATCGATGATGAGCCCCTTGCCAGAGACCTTGTCAGGAGTTACTTATCCAATCATTCTGAAATTGAAATACTTGGAGAGTGTGTGGATGGTTATGAGGCTTTAAAAAGTATTCAACAATGGAATCCGGACCTGGTATTCCTCGATATCCAGATGCCTAAACTTGACGGATTTGAATTATTGGAAGTTTTACCTCAAAAACCGGAAATCATTTTTACCACAGCATATGATCAGTTTGCCATCAAGGCATTCGAAATGAATGCAGTGGATTACCTGCTCAAACCTTTTGCAAAGGAAAGATTTGATGCAGCAGTAAATAAAGCCGTTCAGCGGATCAGCCAGGGCCAGGCAAACCAGGTTAGTCCTGTGGAAAAGCTAAAAGAACACCTGGAATCTGCTACTCAGATGGTGGAAAGGGTTGTTACCAGGTTGGGATCTAAAGTTACGGTTATTCCTGTCGACCGAATCTGGTATATTGAAGCGCAGGATGATTATGTGATGATCTATTCAGAATTAGGAAATCATCTGAAAGAAAAAACCATGAAGTTCTTTGAACAACATCTGCCCTCCAATAACTTCATTAGAATTCATAGAAGTTCTATCATCAATATATCTCAGATTGCCGCTGTTGATCAATATACAAAGGATACCCACTTAGTTACCCTCAAGTGTGGGGCTAAGCTTCGTGCCAGCGAAGAAGGCTACAAACGACTCAGGGTGTTTTTATAAACCGGGATAAATACTCTCGTAGATATACAGTCTCCTGATCCTTTCTAAAAACGGATTTTTCCTTGTCAACAAAACGATAATCAGATAATTGAGAATTCGGGTACTCATACAATAAGTTTATTTTGTCAATCTTGTAACTTATTTGCAGGCCCATTCGTTTTATTCTGATTGTTTAAATTACTAATAATACCTTCCCAACTGTATGATGAGCCGACTCCATACCAGTATTTTCCTCTTTGTTTTAGTCACCCTTCCATATCTCTCTTTTTCTCAGAAATCATATCAAACATCCCGCCTTTCCGGAAAACAACCGGAAATCGATGGGATGATCGATGAGGAATGCTGGAAGAGTGTTGAATGGGGGACAAATTTTACCCAAAGAGAACCCAATGATGGTCAATCGCCTTCACAAAATACTTCTTTCAGGATACTTTATGATGACAACAACCTTTATGTTGCAATAAGGGCATATGATTCAGTGCCATCAGAAATTGTTACCAGGCTGACCCGAAGGGATAATACAGATAGTGACTGGGTAGGAGTGATTGTTGACAGCTATGATGACAATCTTACGGGTTTTGGATTTGCTGTTACTGCCTCAGGTGTGAAAATGGACCTGATGATAACCAATGATGGGATGGATGATCCAACCTGGGATGCATTATGGCTCGCAAAAACAAAATTGGATGATAAGGGTTGGACAGCTGAATTTCGCATTCCCCTCACTCAACTCAGGTTTGGAAAGGCTGATGAATTATCATGGGGCTTAAATGTTTTCAGGTATATTTATCGCAAACAGGAAATGTCACTTTGGCAACCCATTGCGAGGAATGCTCCTGGATTTGTTAGCCTTTTCGGTACTTTAAATGGTTTGAAAGGAATTAAACCAAAGAAAGATATTGAAATATTACCTTATGCAGTTGTCAAAGCTGAGTATGATGAAAAGGAAGAAGGAAACCCCTTCGAAAAAGGCCATCAGTATGGCTCGGCGATAGGTGTAGATGGAAAGGTTTCCCTCACCAATGATATTACTCTCAACTTCACGGTTAACCCGGATTTTGGTCAAGTCGAAGCTGACCCCTCTGTTGTTAATCTTTCTGCTTTTGAATCCTATTTTTCCGAGAAAAGGCCCTTCTTTATCGAAGGTAAGAATATTTTCGACTATAGCCTTACAGGGGGTGATGGGGATGATACCCGGAATATCCTTTTCTATTCCAGGCGGATAGGTCGAGCACCGCATTACTCTCCTGATCTGGAAGATGGGGAATATGCTCAAATGCCTTCAACTACGCATATACTTGGTTCTTTCAAGGTTTCAGGAAAGACTCGGAACGGACTTTCCATTGGGGTTATGGAATCACTTACCCGTAAGGAACAGGCCACAATCGACCTGAATGGCGAGCGCAGAAAGGTTACTACCGAACCAATGACCAACTATTTTATCGCCAGGGTGCAGCAGGACTATAATAAAGGTACATCCAGCCTGGGTGGAATGGTAACAGCCACCAACAGGTCCATTCAATCCGATTACCTGAACTTCATGCCCAGGTCAGCCTATGCTGCTGGTTTGGATTATAACTATACCTGGAAAAATAAGACCTACTATTTCGACCTTAAATTTGTGGGAACCCGACTTGAAGGCAATAAGGAAGCAATCACTGAATTGCAGCAATCTTCAGCCCGTTACTACCAAAGTCCGGATAAGAATTATGTGAAACTTGATACAAATAGAACCAGCTTATCCGGCTACGCATTTACTTTTGATATTGGAAAATCCGGCAACGGACATTTTAATTATATGGCTTGGCTTACCTTGCGTTCACCTGGGGTTGATTTCAACGATGTCGGATATATGCGACAGGCCGATGAAGTTCAGCAGGTTGTTTGGATTGGATACAGGGAGTATAAACCCAAGAGACTCTTTAAATACTATGGACTCAATTTTAATGAGTATATAGGATGGAGCTTTGGAGGTCAATCCATCTACAAGGGTGCAAATGTTAATGGATTCGGACAATTCAACAACTACTGGAATATTGGGTCAGGGTTTAACATGGATGCCGAATCCCTGGATCGGTCACAACTCAGAGGCGGACCTGGACTCATGGTTCCCGGTGGTTACAATTACTGGATTGATTTATCCTCTGATGGCAGAAAGAAACTGAGCATGGGTGTGAATGCGTGGTTATACAGGGGATTTGAAGAATATACATCCATGAATGGGCTATCATTATCTGCTACCTTTAAACCCATTAATTCACTTTCAATCTCTTTGTCGCCGGATTACTCATGGGGGTTCAATGAATTGCAATATGTAACGGATTTAACTTATAATGAGTCCACAAGATTTATCCTTGCTCGTCTCGACCAACATTCATTTGGTGTATCGGTAAGACTAGATTATTCACTTACTCCTGACCTTTCTATTCAATATTATGGACAACCGTTCCTTTTCGCAGGGAACTATTCCAATTATAAACGGGTCATCAATGCAAAAGCCTCAGATTATGAAGATCGGTTTATCGACTTTACAGAAGGTGTTGAATTATTTGAAGGGGAAGATGAAAATGAATGGCAGGTTGATGAAAACAGGGATGGAAATGTGGATTATACATTTTCCGATGATGATTTCAATTTTATGCAATTCAGGTCGAACCTGGTAATGAGATGGGAATACAGGCCGGGTTCCTCATTATACCTGGTTTGGTCGCAAGGCAGAACCCAGGATGATACCCATGGGGACTTCGCATTCAGAAGGGATATGAATTACCTGTTTGATAAGCACCCCCAGGATATATTTTTGGTTAAAGTGTCGTATATGCTTGTATTCTGATTTCCATCTTTGATCAATTTTCATTCTGGAGTTATTGATATGACTATATTCGTGGAGTTGTTATCGATTATTGCCATATCTGAACTATCAATCACCCCATCCCCATTAACATCTACTGGAAACCTTCTGGGTTTAAGCAAATATAAGAAGAAAGAGCCGAGGCATGACGCAACCACTAAGTGTGTAACCAAATAGTTTGCAACCAGTAGGTTTCATGATAATAATGATTATATTTGCAATCAAAATAGTAAATAAATATGCAAATAGCTAATAGCCCGTTCATTTTCGGAAGGAAGGCGGTAGGAGATAATTTTACTGACAGAAAGGGTGAAACAGAGCGATTGATTTCCAATTTCCGAAATAAAGTAAATACTATTCTGATTTCACCCCGACGCTTGGGGAAGTCGTCGTTAGTGAAAAAAGCAGGTGATCAGTCAATTTCCAGCACATTGATTGTTATTCATCTGGATGCTTTTGGAATACGTGATGCAAATGAGTTTTATAAGGTTCTGGCAACCGAAGTCATAAGAAGTACTTCAGGTACTATTGAAACATGGATTGAGAATGCCAAACGATTCTTTTCGCGGATCACGCCTCGCTTCTCATTTGGTTCCGATCCTGTAAACTCATTTGAACTTTCATTTGACCTCGATTCAATAGAAAAAAATTATCAGGAAATACTTGATCTGCCAGAAAAAATTGCTTCTGAAAAGGATATTAAACTTGTGATATGTATTGATGAATTTCAGAATACAGCTCTTTTCAGCGATTCAGTTTTGTTTCATAAACGGCTCCGAACAGCCTGGCAAAATCATCAGTCTGTTACATATTGCATTTATGGGAGCAAATACCATATGATGTCAGCATTGTTCGAGAAACAGTCCATGCCATTTTACCGGTTCGGTGAAATTATTCACCTTGGTAAAATACCTGCTGATGATTGGGTAAAGTTTATTGCTAAAAGGTTTCGATCCACTAATAAGACAATTGATCTGTCATTGGCCCAATCCATTGCAGATACTGTAAAATGCCATTCATACTATGTACAACTATTGTCGCATCTTGTTTGGTTGCGTACTTCTGATGAGGCTAATGATGAAATCCTTACTATTGCTAAAGATGATATGATTGTTCAGAATGCGATGCTATACCAATATGAAACTGAAGCCCTTAGTGAAACACAGTTGAATTTCCTCAAAGCGGTGGCAACAGGTATAAAAGCCAATTTCAATAGCGGTCAGGTCATTCAACAATTCAGATTAGGCACTTCAGCCAATGTTAGTAAGGTAAAAAAAGTGCTGATTGATAAAGAGATCATTGACTTGTCTGGGCAAGGTGTGGAATTCCTTGATCCAGTCTATGAATTATGGTTTATCCGAAACATATTGAAACGAAAATAAAATTCAAATGACTGAAAAGTTGCAGGAAATAAGCGATTCGCTGGGTCGATATACTTTGTCATACCATTGAATGTCAGTACTTTTGTTAAATCAGGCATGGAGGAAGGTAGTAAAGCTCAGTATGACTGTGATGTACTGGAGTTTGTCTTCTTGTTGCATTGACAATGTCGGAATGCAAAATATTTAAAGTTTTTTCAACACTCCCTTGTTAATTAAAAATATTCGTGTAATTTTGCACCCTCAAAAAATGAGAACCCATCACTGGATAATCATTTATGATCGAGGGACTAAGGCTGGTACTGGTCCGGGAAACCTGAAAAAGTAAGACACCTATAGGTTTCAAAATACAACTTGGTTCGCTTCTGGCGGACAATTTACCCAAAGGTTGTGTTTGATGGTCTTACTTCTAAAGGTATATTCCCCTCTTAAACTGGCAAATTCCCTCCACGATTTCAGGTCGCGGCAATGTTTTTTTGTGTATTGACGCGACTTTCCGACAGGCTGAAATGGTGTTCATGTTTATTTTAAGTAACTGGTTAATAATTAAGAAATAAATTATACCTTTGCAGCCCTTTTTGGAAAAACAGAGCTGAAACCCCGAAAAATCAATAGTAACAATATGCCTACAATATCACAACTGGTTCGTAAAGGTCGTCAAAAATTGACGGATAAGAGCAAGTCACCGGCATTGGATTCATGTCCACAGCGTCGTGGTGTTTGCACCAGGGTATACACTACCACTCCCAAGAAACCTAATTCCGCAATGCGCAAGGTTGCCAGGGTTCGTTTAACCAATGGTAAGGAAGTGAATGCATATATTCCAGGTGAAGGTCATAATCTTCAGGAGCACTCGATCGTTATGATCCGCGGTGGTCGTGTAAAGGATCTCCCCGGAGTACGTTATCATATCATTCGCGGTGCACTGGATACATCCGGTGTAGATGGCCGCAACCAACGCAGGTCAAAATACGGAACCAAGCGTCCAAAGAAACAGGCAGCAAAGAAATAAATAAACTGATTCTTAAGAACGATAAGGATATCTTACAATGAGGAAATCAAAACCAAAAAAACGCGTCATCCTTCCTGACCCCAGGTTCAACGAAACAGTGGTGACAAAATTTGTGAATAATATTATGGAGCGTGGGAAAAAGAACCATGCCTATGAAATTTTTTACGATGCCGTTGATATCGTTACTGAAAAGATCAAGGAAGATGGACTTGAAGTATGGAAAAAAGCCTTAGCTAACGTTACTCCTAACGTTGAAGTTAGAAGTCGCCGTATTGGTGGTGCTACTTTCCAGATTCCTTCAGAAATCCGTCCTTCACGTAAACAATCAATTGGGATGAAAAACCTGATTTTGTTTGCTCGCAGACGTCATGAAAAATCAATGGCTAATAAATTGGCCAGTGAAATCATGGCTGCTTATAAAGAAGAAGGTGCCGCTTTCAAGAAAAAAGAAGATACTCATCGTATGGCCGAAGCTAACAAAGCTTTCTCCCATTTCAGATTCTAAATTAATACTACTCCGGATACTATCATGTCAGAAAAACTGAAATATACGCGTAACATCGGAATCATGGCCCACATTGATGCTGGGAAAACCACGACCACCGAGCGTATATTGTATTATACCGGTCGTAACTATAAACTAGGTGAAGTACATGATGGTACCGCTACTATGGACTGGATGATCCAGGAACAGGAACGCGGAATTACCATTACTTCTGCAGCTACTACAGTTAGTTGGGAATATAAGAACCAGGAATATCGTCTGAATATTATCGATACTCCGGGCCATGTTGATTTTACTGTTGAAGTAGAACGATCACTTCGGGTTCTCGATGGTGCCGTTGCAGTTTTTTGTGCTGTAGGTGGTGTTGAGCCTCAATCCGAAACTGTCTGGAAACAGGCTGATAAATATCTCGTCCCCCGTATTTGTTTCATCAATAAGATGGACCGTTCAGGGGCTGATTTTTTTAATGTAATAAACGAAATTAAGGAGAAACTGGGAGCTAATCCTATTCCTTTGCAGCTTCCTATTGGATCTGAGGATTCATTTCAGGGTGTAGTAGATCTTATTTCGAATAAAGCAATTGTTTGGGACGATGATTCCAAAGGAATGCATTATTTCGAAGGACCTGTGCCTGAGGATATGCTTGAAATAGTTGATGAGTATCGTACCATGCTGGTTGAAGGTTGTGCTGAAGAAGATGAAGCCCTCATGGAAAAATATTTCTCTGATCATAATTCAATCACAGAAGAGGAAATGCATGCGATTATTCGCAAAGCAACCCTCGAAATGCGCATTGTTCCCGTTGTTTGCGGTTCAGCTTTCAAAAATAAAGGTGTTCAGAATCTTCTGGATGCAATCGTTTCCTTCCTTCCAAATCCTTATGAACTTGCTGCTGTTACAGGAATCAATCCTGATACTGAAAAGGAAGAATCTCGTAAGCCGGATCCGGATGAACCTTTTGCTGCACTTGCATTCAAAATTGCTACCGATCCTTTTGTAGGCCGTATTGCTTTCTTCAGGGTCTATTCAGGTACTCTTGAATCAGGATCATATGTCCTGAATGCCGGTACCGGTAAGAAAGAAAGAATTTCCCGTATCTTCCAGATGCATGCCAATAAGCAGACTCCAATCAGTATGATTGAAGCAGGTGATATTGGTGCTGCAGTTGGATTCAAACAGATACGCACTGGCGATACGCTTTGTGATGAAAAGCACCCGATTGTTCTCGAATCCATGAGTTTCCCTGAGCCTGTTATCAGCATGGCTATCGAACCCAGGACACAGGATGATGTTGATAAACTGGATTCTGCCTTAGGCAAACTGGTTGAAGAAGATCCTACACTCACCGTTCGTACCGATACCGAAACAGGTCAGACGATCCTTTCAGGAATGGGCGAACTTCACCTCGATATTATTACAGACCGCCTGCGCAGGGAATTCAAGATTGAAATAAATCATGGAGCTCCTCAGGTAGCTTACCGCGAAGCTGTTGTTTCACTGGTTCACCATCGTGAAGTCTATAAGAAACAAAGTGGTGGCAGGGGTAAATTTGCAGATATTGAATTCGAACTCGGTCCTGCCGACGAAGGATTTAAAGGGCTGCAGTTTATCAATAATGTTCGTGGCGGTAATATTCCAAAGGAATTTATACCATCAATAGAAAAAGGTTTCAAAGCAGCAATGGTCAATGGCGTACTTGCCGGCTTTGCAGTGGAAAACCTTAAAGTAACCTTATTGGATGGATCTTTCCATACAGTAGATAGTGATTCATTGTCCTTTGAAATTTGCGCAAAAATCGCATTCAAGGAAGCAGCCAAAAAAGCTAAAAATGTATTACTTGAGCCTGTAATGAAAGTGGAAGTCAGTTGTCCGGATGATTACGTTGGAGATGTTACAGGTGACCTGAACAAACGCCGCGCAGTGCTGGAACATATTGATGCCAAAATTCGTTACCAGATCATAAGAGCCCGTGTTCCCCTTTCAGAAATGTTCGGATATGTAACTTCTTTACGAAGTGTCACATCCGGAAGAGGAACATCAAGTCTGGAGTTTTCACATTACCAGGAAACTCCAAAGGAAATAGCCGAAGCGGTTATTTTAAAAACCAGAGGATATTAATTCAGACAAAAATAAACGTTTAAAAGTTTACCAACGTGAACCAGAGGATTAGAATAAAGCTGAAATCATACGATCACAACCTGGTGGATAAATCAGCCGAAAAGATCGTGAAGACGGTGAAATTGACCGGAGCTATTGTTAATGGCCCGATTCCTCTTCCCACCGACAAGAAGATCTACACGGTACTACGCTCAACTTTCGTCAATAAAAAGTCGCGTGAGCAATTCCAGTTATGTACTTACAAAAGATTACTGGATATCTACAGCTCAACTGCAAAAACGATTGATGCATTGATGAAACTGGAACTGCCCAGCGGTGTTGAAGTTGAGATCAAGATCTGATGATAAGGAAGAAATAAGTTAAAAAAGTATTGAGTAAATAACACTAATACCTCGATATAATGTCAGGAATTATCGGTAAAAAAATAGGGATGACCAGTATATTCGATGCCAATGGCAAGAATATGGCTTGTACCGTGATCGAAGCGGGTCCCTGTGTTGTAACCCAGGTCAGGACCAAGGAAAAGGACGGCTATGAAGCTATCCAGTTGGCTTTCGACGATAAAAGTGAAAAACATGCTACCAAAGCTGAGATTGGCCACTTCAAAAAAGCTGGTATCTCTCCTAAAAGGGTGCTAATGGAGTTCACACGTTTTGAAGAAGACCACAAGAAGACTTTCGGTGATGTTCTTAAAGTGGATATTTTCGAAGAAGGAGAATTCATCGACGTAGTTGGAATCACTAAAGGAAAGGGTTTCCAGGGAGTTATCCGTCGCCATGGGTTCAGTGGAGTTGGTGGAGCAACACACGGCCAGCACAACCGCCTCAGGGCACCTGGTTCAGTAGGAGCATCTTCCTATCCAAGTAAAGTTTTCAAAGGAATGCGGATGGCAGGCCGTATGGGAAATGACAGGGTGAAATTGATCAACCTTCAGATTCTGAAGATTGTACCCGAAAAAAACCTGATCGTAGTTAAAGGTTCCGTTCCAGGACCAAGTGGTTCATATGTAATAGTTGAAAGATGGAGCTAACAGTATATAACATTAAAGGCGAAAAAACGGCCAGAACTGTTACTTTGAATGATGATATTTTCAATGTAACTCCTAATGATCACGCGATCTATCTGGATGCTAAACAATACCTTGCCAATCAACGTCAAGGCACTCACGACTCACTGGAGAAATCAACCATTAGCGGTAGTACCAAGAAGTTAAAAAAGCAAAAAGGTACAGGCGGTGCCAGGGCTGGTAGTATTAAGTCTCCCTTATTCAGAGGTGGAGCCAGGGTTTTTGGACCTCATCCCAGGGATTACAGTTTCAAGCTCAACAAAAAGCTAAAGAAACTTGCCAGGATGTCAGCATTGGCTTATAAAGCAAAAGAGAACAATATTGTTGTAATTGAGGATTTTACATTTGAAACCCCAAAGACCAAACAATTTTCAGCTGTCCTGACTGCATTGAAACTTACAGCCGGAAAAACACTTATGGTTTTTCCAGAAACTAATACCAATGTAGTTCTCTCTGCACGCAACCTTTCGAAGGCTTGGGTAACCAGGGTCAGCGAACTTAATACTTACGAAATTCTCCGTGCCAGTAACCTGGTAATTACTGAGAGTTCAGTAAGTGAAATTGAAAAGATTTTTGGCAATTAATAAACGGTAAGCATTAACTGATAAAAAATAAAGCGATGGGTATCATCATCAAGCCGATCATTACCGAGAAAATGACAGCCCAGGGCGAAACGCTGAACCGTTATGGTTTCATAGTGGACAAGCGTGCCAATAAGCTGCAGATCAAAAAGGCAGTCAAAGAATTGTACGGCGTTGTACCGGATGAGGTCAACACAATGAATTATGCCGGTAAGAATAAATCACGCTTTACCAAGAGTGGAGTGATCTCCGGTAAGACCAATTCATTTAAGAAGGCTATCGTAACTTTAGCCAAAGGCGAATCAATCGATTT contains:
- the rpsJ gene encoding 30S ribosomal protein S10; this translates as MNQRIRIKLKSYDHNLVDKSAEKIVKTVKLTGAIVNGPIPLPTDKKIYTVLRSTFVNKKSREQFQLCTYKRLLDIYSSTAKTIDALMKLELPSGVEVEIKI
- the rplW gene encoding 50S ribosomal protein L23 — translated: MGIIIKPIITEKMTAQGETLNRYGFIVDKRANKLQIKKAVKELYGVVPDEVNTMNYAGKNKSRFTKSGVISGKTNSFKKAIVTLAKGESIDFYSNI
- the rplD gene encoding 50S ribosomal protein L4 — its product is MELTVYNIKGEKTARTVTLNDDIFNVTPNDHAIYLDAKQYLANQRQGTHDSLEKSTISGSTKKLKKQKGTGGARAGSIKSPLFRGGARVFGPHPRDYSFKLNKKLKKLARMSALAYKAKENNIVVIEDFTFETPKTKQFSAVLTALKLTAGKTLMVFPETNTNVVLSARNLSKAWVTRVSELNTYEILRASNLVITESSVSEIEKIFGN
- the fusA gene encoding elongation factor G; the protein is MSEKLKYTRNIGIMAHIDAGKTTTTERILYYTGRNYKLGEVHDGTATMDWMIQEQERGITITSAATTVSWEYKNQEYRLNIIDTPGHVDFTVEVERSLRVLDGAVAVFCAVGGVEPQSETVWKQADKYLVPRICFINKMDRSGADFFNVINEIKEKLGANPIPLQLPIGSEDSFQGVVDLISNKAIVWDDDSKGMHYFEGPVPEDMLEIVDEYRTMLVEGCAEEDEALMEKYFSDHNSITEEEMHAIIRKATLEMRIVPVVCGSAFKNKGVQNLLDAIVSFLPNPYELAAVTGINPDTEKEESRKPDPDEPFAALAFKIATDPFVGRIAFFRVYSGTLESGSYVLNAGTGKKERISRIFQMHANKQTPISMIEAGDIGAAVGFKQIRTGDTLCDEKHPIVLESMSFPEPVISMAIEPRTQDDVDKLDSALGKLVEEDPTLTVRTDTETGQTILSGMGELHLDIITDRLRREFKIEINHGAPQVAYREAVVSLVHHREVYKKQSGGRGKFADIEFELGPADEGFKGLQFINNVRGGNIPKEFIPSIEKGFKAAMVNGVLAGFAVENLKVTLLDGSFHTVDSDSLSFEICAKIAFKEAAKKAKNVLLEPVMKVEVSCPDDYVGDVTGDLNKRRAVLEHIDAKIRYQIIRARVPLSEMFGYVTSLRSVTSGRGTSSLEFSHYQETPKEIAEAVILKTRGY
- a CDS encoding 30S ribosomal protein S12, yielding MPTISQLVRKGRQKLTDKSKSPALDSCPQRRGVCTRVYTTTPKKPNSAMRKVARVRLTNGKEVNAYIPGEGHNLQEHSIVMIRGGRVKDLPGVRYHIIRGALDTSGVDGRNQRRSKYGTKRPKKQAAKK
- a CDS encoding response regulator; the encoded protein is MSVKVLIIDDEPLARDLVRSYLSNHSEIEILGECVDGYEALKSIQQWNPDLVFLDIQMPKLDGFELLEVLPQKPEIIFTTAYDQFAIKAFEMNAVDYLLKPFAKERFDAAVNKAVQRISQGQANQVSPVEKLKEHLESATQMVERVVTRLGSKVTVIPVDRIWYIEAQDDYVMIYSELGNHLKEKTMKFFEQHLPSNNFIRIHRSSIINISQIAAVDQYTKDTHLVTLKCGAKLRASEEGYKRLRVFL
- a CDS encoding carbohydrate binding family 9 domain-containing protein; its protein translation is MSRLHTSIFLFVLVTLPYLSFSQKSYQTSRLSGKQPEIDGMIDEECWKSVEWGTNFTQREPNDGQSPSQNTSFRILYDDNNLYVAIRAYDSVPSEIVTRLTRRDNTDSDWVGVIVDSYDDNLTGFGFAVTASGVKMDLMITNDGMDDPTWDALWLAKTKLDDKGWTAEFRIPLTQLRFGKADELSWGLNVFRYIYRKQEMSLWQPIARNAPGFVSLFGTLNGLKGIKPKKDIEILPYAVVKAEYDEKEEGNPFEKGHQYGSAIGVDGKVSLTNDITLNFTVNPDFGQVEADPSVVNLSAFESYFSEKRPFFIEGKNIFDYSLTGGDGDDTRNILFYSRRIGRAPHYSPDLEDGEYAQMPSTTHILGSFKVSGKTRNGLSIGVMESLTRKEQATIDLNGERRKVTTEPMTNYFIARVQQDYNKGTSSLGGMVTATNRSIQSDYLNFMPRSAYAAGLDYNYTWKNKTYYFDLKFVGTRLEGNKEAITELQQSSARYYQSPDKNYVKLDTNRTSLSGYAFTFDIGKSGNGHFNYMAWLTLRSPGVDFNDVGYMRQADEVQQVVWIGYREYKPKRLFKYYGLNFNEYIGWSFGGQSIYKGANVNGFGQFNNYWNIGSGFNMDAESLDRSQLRGGPGLMVPGGYNYWIDLSSDGRKKLSMGVNAWLYRGFEEYTSMNGLSLSATFKPINSLSISLSPDYSWGFNELQYVTDLTYNESTRFILARLDQHSFGVSVRLDYSLTPDLSIQYYGQPFLFAGNYSNYKRVINAKASDYEDRFIDFTEGVELFEGEDENEWQVDENRDGNVDYTFSDDDFNFMQFRSNLVMRWEYRPGSSLYLVWSQGRTQDDTHGDFAFRRDMNYLFDKHPQDIFLVKVSYMLVF
- the rpsG gene encoding 30S ribosomal protein S7 encodes the protein MRKSKPKKRVILPDPRFNETVVTKFVNNIMERGKKNHAYEIFYDAVDIVTEKIKEDGLEVWKKALANVTPNVEVRSRRIGGATFQIPSEIRPSRKQSIGMKNLILFARRRHEKSMANKLASEIMAAYKEEGAAFKKKEDTHRMAEANKAFSHFRF
- the rplC gene encoding 50S ribosomal protein L3, coding for MSGIIGKKIGMTSIFDANGKNMACTVIEAGPCVVTQVRTKEKDGYEAIQLAFDDKSEKHATKAEIGHFKKAGISPKRVLMEFTRFEEDHKKTFGDVLKVDIFEEGEFIDVVGITKGKGFQGVIRRHGFSGVGGATHGQHNRLRAPGSVGASSYPSKVFKGMRMAGRMGNDRVKLINLQILKIVPEKNLIVVKGSVPGPSGSYVIVERWS
- a CDS encoding ATP-binding protein; this encodes MQIANSPFIFGRKAVGDNFTDRKGETERLISNFRNKVNTILISPRRLGKSSLVKKAGDQSISSTLIVIHLDAFGIRDANEFYKVLATEVIRSTSGTIETWIENAKRFFSRITPRFSFGSDPVNSFELSFDLDSIEKNYQEILDLPEKIASEKDIKLVICIDEFQNTALFSDSVLFHKRLRTAWQNHQSVTYCIYGSKYHMMSALFEKQSMPFYRFGEIIHLGKIPADDWVKFIAKRFRSTNKTIDLSLAQSIADTVKCHSYYVQLLSHLVWLRTSDEANDEILTIAKDDMIVQNAMLYQYETEALSETQLNFLKAVATGIKANFNSGQVIQQFRLGTSANVSKVKKVLIDKEIIDLSGQGVEFLDPVYELWFIRNILKRK